The following nucleotide sequence is from Myripristis murdjan chromosome 22, fMyrMur1.1, whole genome shotgun sequence.
cactttgatgtttatttgtctgtgaaAAAGAAACACCTGTACAGATAATAAGGCACTCTGCCAGAGACCTCGGCCAACACACGCTACATCCAACCTCCAGTTCGGCCGCTGAATCCCCATCAGCCGGCTTTTTATCATTTGTCACCGAAGATGATTTGAAGTATTGCCAAATCCGTGCTCCATTCGTGATGATTGTTCCGTTTTTTGAGGTTTAGTGCTGTTTATTAATGAGAAACAATATCTATGCCATGTTTTTTGAAAGCCAAAATACGTACTGTATGTTAGATAATgaggcatacacacatacatcatcagcatggttaaaacaaaacaaaacaaaacaagtgtcCGTCATCTTAAGTTCTCAAAGCAGGTAttctttcttaaaaaaaaaaacaaaacgtagAAGTTGAGAGTGTTTTGAGTTTTAATGGTCGTGAAGTGGTGCTGTGCCataacatgtaaaaaaataaagaaaaaaaagaaaaaaaaaagaagaagaggacatCAGTAGCAACCGGGCTACATGCGGACACTCGATGGGCATAGTGCACATGTTTATTATTAGTTGTATATCTCTTTATGTTTCGTTTCAGAGGTTGGGCCGGTGGTGTTACTTTTGTGTTCTGGATCAGGGAATAGATTTGTGTGAAATAATATTAGTCTCTGGGTGGTAAAGAAACACAGTAACAACGATTCAAAGTTTACACAACACTGCTGACATTATCTCTCACCTCATAGTCTGCTTGCACAGTTTTGTAATGATGCAGTGTAAACAGGTCCCGATCGTCCTTTTATATGGGTTTGGCCTttgagggtggtggtggtgggggggaaaTGTGTTTGGTTCCATTGTAGTGTAGAGGTGGGCGAAACCATTGTTGTGTTTCTCACTGAATGTTCGAGCAAATCCGTGGAATGTAGCTATTCTGTGGCCACTGAGGAATCAAAACTAGATGTCATTAGGCGGGGCATGGAGCCTGCTTTGGAAAGAGTCTTCATACCAGATTCTCTTCTCCTCAGCCTTACACACTTTTGTTTCTATTTACGCATCTGTGGAAACCATTGCATGGAGAAAGAGGCCAGTCTCGAATCTGTGTTTCCAAAACAGCTTGCATTTGTAATCAAACGGCTTGTGTTGGTGACagcacttttttgtgtttgaataCTTGGGCTTAGTAGACTGTTACTGTACATTTGTATaactgtgcttgttttttttttttttttttcgctcacTGAATAACCCAGGATCATAGAAATGTCACTGTAAAACGCTTGCATCACATAGAACTGCAGCAtcaacatgtatttttttttttttttaacatgttgatCATCTGCAGGACAGGATTACTGTCATGGATACTTAGCAAGTTTATCCTGAGGTTTGACCTTCaggaattgaactttttaaCAAGGCACTGCGGCAGAGTGGCTTCTTGAGAGTCTTCCACAACATAGATCAACATCAGAGAGGCCTTCGGACAAGGAAACATCTCAGCCCATGGCAACATAAATGGTGTTTTTCACGTCTCATTTTCTAACGACTGCAAATTGGAGTGTCGTCTGCATTCATAGCTCAAGTCAGTAGCATACTTTTACgtgatgtgttgttttcacactccAAATGagttatgtatatatatatatatataaaaaaaacactacaggaTACATGTTTCTTGGGTCGAACAGTTAATTTATAAAGCCACCGTGATCGACACTTTGAGCAAATCTGGAAAGCCTCAGTGTATTCAAAGGTCATCAGATGAAGCAACCTCTTCTTAAGTATAGAGCTCACTAGGTCAAGCCTGCTAAGTTTCAACACACGCATTGCCAAATTTCAgtaacaaagaaataaataaagctggACCAAATTAAGTAAAACCAGACttgagttatttatttttaaagctgatacCCTTTCAGGAACATTTGGTggcagtatttatttttatgcatttgttttctACAGGTTTGTTTTTAGTAAAGCCACTTATTCTAATTTGAAGCTCCATGTGACAGTGTCTGGAATGAGCAGCAAACTGCAACATTAACCTCAGATTTTTCTTCACAGCAGACTTTATTGCTTATGTCCTGTATTTGCAATCCACAAAATTAGATATGTACAAAGTAGTGACACCAttctgaagaaaaaatgtgattgaGACCTTCTTGCATAGCAACAGACATTAAAAAGAAGGTTGAGGGCTTTCAGAGAGCTACTGTTCACTTATCAGGCAACCTTtcaggatattaaaaaaaaaaaatgtttagatttCCAATCACTCACATACAAGTCCTGTGAAACATCTGAATTTGTTATTCTTGCTATTACATATTAGTTATGAAAGTATATGGAATAACTGTCATTTCCAACAAATGTTAGTAAGGGACTGGTGCCAATCTctttgtgctaaaaaaaaaaaaaaaaaaaatctggcattCAAACTTCCTGAATACCTAGAGAAGAGGTTTGATTAGTGAACAATGGCATTTTCTTCCAAAAACCTGAACCTTCCCTTTAAGCACGGAGGAGACCGTGTCAGTCCATAAAAATAAGGCATTACATACCAAGGCAAGAAATATCCAGacggaaaaaaaacaacacaaaacagaaaatgaaactgcactTATGTGGCAAACTGAACTCATCTTCTGTAGTGTGAAAGTGTAACTTAAAAAGTTCCAGTAGCTTATTTATGTTTCATTATACACACAAGAATATTCCTGACTTACAGTAATGCCGAGAGCCAAGAGATGCTCAAACCACTGCATCAAATGTGATGCTTCATCCAACAAGGTctttaaataaagacatttttcataTCAAAACTTAAATATCTGTTAAAGTTTTGGTGGATTGTCTTATAAAGGATATgtcataaaaaaagaatacaatacACACTTCTGTTGAATGTAAAggagtattgtttcattttatggGGGCTACAAATAGGAataaagcaaaggaaaaaatattCATGAAGTAATTCATATGGAAACAAATTAGAAGACGCCTGCCTTTTCTCCTGTAGGAAAAAATGACATAGTAGCTGTTTAATACAAGATATGAGCAGacactgtaaaaattctgctctTTTGATGAAAAAGGCACAATCTCGGGATGTTCTTCAAGAGTCAAACAAAGAACAAGAGCAGATATTTCAGACTTGCCCctcagtctttaaaaaaaaaaaaaaaaaaaaaaaaaaaaaatccatacagCAATTTAGTTTTGAGGACAGTGGCTGTAAATGGCACTCATTCTTGTCTCTTCTGAGATACAGcacattaaatttaatttttttttcttcacttgagtgttttttgtctttccagTCACATGGTCATTCATAACTTGACTGTCACATGGGGGGAGAGGCCCCTGGCGAAGCCGCAGCCAATGTGCGTCTCAACTTCCTGGCTGATATATTTGGATCAAGCGAAGGCACAGATGTGTTTGGTAAAGAGGCAATTAAGAGTCAATCATGATTTCAAAAGAAACCCTGACCGCTCCCAAACTGTAGAAACCTCAGAGAGGAGTGGCCGGGCTCCATATAGGCAGCGAGAATTCCCCGCGACACATACAAATCACATGTTCCCTATGAAGTTTTTGTTGGGCTGCTGGGCGTACCACTGCTGCCGCTGCTTGCGAGCATCCACCTCTGACAGCAGCGCCTGCCGGTACGCCTCGTAGGATTTGACAATGTGTTCCAGCTCCTTCATGAACAGCAGCTTCAGCATACCCTGGTATGTGTCCAAGTCCACCAGCTGGAACAGCTCCCACTTCAAGATGTGGTCATACCTGATTTAGAGGAAGAGATTCATGCTACCTTAATATGAAACAGGCTGTGAACACGGCCACAACTAATACTGCAAAGTGGAGGACTAGCTCTTTAGCCACATGTGGTGTACTAGCTTTAGCCAAATGATTGCTGATTCTTTGTGGTATAGTACAGAAACTAATGAATTATCTATGTTCAGAACATCCAGTTTTCTATTCACTCTGCAGCAAAGTGAAATGCATCAAACAAAGATGCCTTAAGAGGAACCACAAGCTTCAATAATCACACGACACAGCTCTCATCTGGAACTtggaaaaacataataaatttGAAATGTCTTGCAGTGCCCCAGTCTTTGCCAAATGTGAAACTTCCTGACTTACGTGACTATCGTTGAATTTTGACCCATGAAAATgtaatatgatgtttttttttcttaatcaaacttttaaacacacattcagattCAGAGATCTcattaaagtttattattctgtgttAATCTGCGGGAGAAGGTGGccacagtggaaaaataaatattacatttggtGAATAACTAGttattggtattttttttccaatttaggATGACAAAATCCTGTGTCATTCCATTACAAATTTATTCAATTCCCTGATTTTCCCTGTCGGTAGTGGACTTTGAAGAAATCCATGACTCTTCCAGAAATTCCACCAACCAGGGTCTTAATAAAATTTcttgctgtgtctttgtttattataatttatgaCAGGGAGGTGGTTCAGTTTAAAAAGCACACTGGATTTCATGAGGTGCCAAGCTCAGTCAGTACTCACTTGAGCGGGGCGCGGGCATACACCTGCAGCCAGTCTGGGATCTCAGCCGTGTGGTACGGGTTAGCTGGCACCAGGACAGGCTGGTTCCTCTCTGCGGGCCGGGGCTGATAGGTTACAGGAGGCGGCAACGGTGGGGGCTGATCATAGCGAGGCACACTGGAAGGGAAAACACAAAATGGTGTAAATTGGTCTGTTCATCTGTGGAATCttgaaaaaaattgtgaatGTTAGGCCCCTCCATACTATTTCAAAAGACTGTGCTTGCTTAATAACCCAGTGTGACACTTGCAAATGTGGCACAGTAAATTTACTGGCAAGTGTATTCTACTAATGCTTTAAAATGCCTGGAGGCACtgacaagattttaaaaaattggtAAAAGCTGAAGGGATACAAATACATCCAACAGCTTTATGCAATTGAAAACCTTTAAGGTTTTACACTAGTGGCACACCTTGGAGCGCACGGGTGACGATACTGTGCCCTCTTGTTGATGTGGTCCACGTAGTAAACCCCGAACTCGGCCGACTCCACCTTCTCCCAGCCAGGAGGGAGCCCTTCCCTCTCCAGAGGATGGCTCCAGTGTGTAGTGTTAGTGTTGTGGTCGATGTAGTACTTCCTGCCACGGATGGTCCAGTCGACGGTCCAGCCGGCCGGAAGGGGGAGGTCCTCTCCCGTCAGACTGGAGAGGTTCCCCAGGGACTTGGCCTGTATTCGACCTATGcctgaggaaaacaaataatttttttttagaaaccttGAGGGACTGGGAGAGATGTCTGACCAAACATACAGTGGACTTGCAGCCAGCAAACAGGGCCtgtgggaaagaaaaacaaattgttttgggaaaaattcCTAATAGCATGGACATCCTGTATCACAAAATGTGATTTGGAGGACAGGAACGTCCATTACTTCTGACTAGTAAGGTATACACACCATGACAAAAGGAGGAATGCAATGAGTCACATTTAAGCAAACAAATTTAAAGCACTGCTTGTACAGTTTTTAAAAGCTACAGTGATTTTGGACGGGCTTGCTTACTATCTATGATACTGTGACTCTTGTGACGCAGCAATTTGATTCTGAACTACGTCATCTGATGAATGGTAGGAAATGGGAGTGTTGTTACTTCTGGACAGGAAGGCAGAGATCTCTGCATGGccagacatacacacaggggCTTTCACTGGAAGAGAATAAACCACTCAACACCCATACACTCTGTAAAAACACTACAGACAGCAGAGTAGGCTCATTCATCAGGTTCTGTACTTATGACTGCAAAGAATGTCAAGCAAAGAGTTCTGAATGAATTAAACTGAGCAAGGCCTATCAAGTGTGCCGCCTCAAAATGAATGAGCCTGAAAAGAGGCCCAGATGTGGTTgcaactgcagcagcacatattaaaaacagaagaggacGGGTGGGAAAACAGAATATCTCAGCAAAATGGCCGCTAGAATCTGATAAATTCTGCACGAGAGTGACAGCAACAGAGCCGGAGCTCTTCGCCAGCTGGTGAGTGAAGGGCTGGAATGTGCGAGCGCTCCACAGAAatgcactcctcctcctccaccacttcatcatcatctctgcCCTTTTCTTCACAAAAATGCCTTGAGCCATACTCGCTGCACAACTGAAACTCAATGCATCAAAGGAATGTCGCTGGATATAATCAAGAATAGTCTACTGTGCTTACGAATGGTGATGCAGCAGATACTTAAAAAGAGGGTAAACTAACAAAATCCAGACGGTAATCACCAAAAAACAATAACCACCACCTATCACTGACAATGAATTGTTACTGACTAATTATTAGTCATAGACTGCATGATTGGGTAACATTAATTTGTTTACTTTCTTGAAAGTACAATTTTGTGTAACTTATACTTGTGTGATGTTACTATAATGTGAAAACTTACAGCTGTTTAAAAAGTGTTATTCCTCAACAACAACTCCGGTTACACAACTCAGTGCATTAGTCTAACATGTGTAATGTGCACATATAGAAAGCAGTAACAAAGCACACAGATGATTCATAGTGAGTAGACTGAGGTTGAGACATTTGACTGGGGGCGGTCTGCAAATTGCTAGTTTCCCGCCAGAAAGATTTAGCAAACAGAAAGGCGAAAAATGCAGCACCCCTAATGCTTGTTTAAGTTCATTCCAAACAAGGCTCCCTGTTATGTGATAGGTGGGCCCAAGATAATGCTAAAGAATAGACACCAAGTTGACAAGTCAGCCACAAAATAGAAGGTTCTCAATCTTTGGGGGCGGGCTGGAAAATTCCTATGACCCCCTCAACATTTAATCTGATGGAAATTGAACAAACACATCATAGTGATGTTTACTATgtagaaagcaaacaaaaaaaaacccatctcATTCCAAAGGCGAACTGAAATAAAGTTGCTCTTTTGAGTTGGTCAATGAGCAGTCTGCATTGTTTTCATAGCGGCCTGTGTGTGGTCCAAAAGCCATCCACAATGGTTTTGCCATTTCAAAATAGCAATTATATATTGTTAGATCCAATTCAGTTCAACTGCAAATTCCTCTAGGGACCCCATTTTCATATCAGGTGGCCCCAACGTTGGCAAAAATTATCCTAAAACATTTCCTATaaaacaaaccagaaatgtCACATATAGACTAACCAGTGTGTTCTGAGTCACTAGTAAACCCAGACACGACTGCTCCACTTTCATTTCTGAGCATTTGCTGTAACAACAAGCAGCTGTAATATGTCCTGGTGTCTGCCTGA
It contains:
- the sav1 gene encoding protein salvador homolog 1; this translates as MLSRKKSKNEASKPAEVHGKYVKKETSPLLRNLMPSFIRHGPTIPRRTEVSLPEMGPSAYPVAPNREPVVARNKSFLRTPVQRPPHEVARRESHRMSAPPYLPRSLGDLPHEYGGSSQSFLTDVSPMSENGDAARYYYPPEPYYDNQQHQPQRQPRRVPDRFPEDYRYYEHNEHNFQRLAPQHTPPAPSRPPAGIGRIQAKSLGNLSSLTGEDLPLPAGWTVDWTIRGRKYYIDHNTNTTHWSHPLEREGLPPGWEKVESAEFGVYYVDHINKRAQYRHPCAPSVPRYDQPPPLPPPVTYQPRPAERNQPVLVPANPYHTAEIPDWLQVYARAPLKYDHILKWELFQLVDLDTYQGMLKLLFMKELEHIVKSYEAYRQALLSEVDARKQRQQWYAQQPNKNFIGNM